The window tataggCAGTCCCGCCAGTTCCATATAAAACCCCCcccaacaaacaaacaaacaaacaacaacatataaataaatataatttaaaagacaCGTTCCTCGCACTGGGGAACACACGCACAGAGACAGTCAGGCTACGTGAGGCTaaacagttctttttttcctcctcaTCTGCGCACTTTCTTGGTTAGTTTTAAGGCGATTTTCTGGAGAGGTTCCTGACCCCGACGGAAGCCAGTTTGGGCGATAAATAAATAAGTGACGTTCCTCCGGGGGGGGGTCGCCTCAGACAGCGGCCCGCGCCGTGTGGTGCGTGGGGTGGCACGCGTGGAGGTGTCGCGTCAAGCCGGGGCAGGAGAAGAAAGTCTCGGCGCAGAATCGACACGGGTGGAGCTCTCCCGCGGCGGGGGCCGGGGACTCGCCGTTGCCGGTCCCCGGGCTGGGCCCCGCTCGCTTGTCCGGGAAGCCCGCCGCCTGCCTGGCGTGTAGCGCCAGGTGTTTGCGCAGGTAGGCCTGCCTCCTGAATTTCTTCCCGCACTGCGGGCAGTCGAACAGGAGCTCCTCTTCCGGGCCGGCCTCCGGGGGCGGAGGCGGGGGCGACAGGTCCGGCCGGCTCTGGGagcgcggcggcggcggcggcgggctgGGGTGTCTCTCCTCCGGCTGGCCCGCAGCGGGGAGAGCGCCGCCCTCCGCCGGGGCGCCCCTGGGCTTGTGCCAGCGCCGGTGGGAGGCCAGGTTGGCCGGGCAGCTGAAGGCCTTGTCGCAGTCGGCGCAGCGGTACTCCACCCGCACGATGCGGGAGCAGCCGTGCTGGGCCAGGGAGAGCGGGTCGGCGTAGCGCTCCCGGCACAGCTGGCAGACGAACTCGCCCAGCGGGCTGCGGGCGCGCCCCCGCGGCGGGGCGCCGTCCCCGGGCCCCTCGGTGATGCGCAGCCCGAGCACGGGCGAGGTGGTGACGGCGTCCCGGCCGCCGGTGCGGGGCCTCTtggggggcggcggcggcggcgggggctgCGGGCCGGCGGGTCGCTTGAGGTCGCCGGAGAGGGCTGCGCTGCCCAGCTTGCTGGTCATGTCGGCCAGCGACGAAGGGAAAGCGACTGGGGTCCCCCCCAGGGTGGTGTAAGGGGAGGGGGGCGGCTCCGGGAAGGACTCGGCTTGGACCGGGGAGCTGGAGTTGCGCTTGCGGTCCAGAGGGTCTGCGGCGGCCGGGTGCCGCTGTTGGGGTGCCGCGCTGACGGGCCGGTCCGGGCTCAGAGACGGGGCGCACAGCGCCTCCGGCATCCCTCCTCGCCGGAGCCGGTTCTCGACGCTCTGGAAGCGGCTGGCGCCGAGCAGGGGCAggacggcggcggcggcggcgctgtCGGAGCTCTCCAGGCAGCGAGGCATCGCCGGGGCGGGGGCCGGGACGCAGCAGAGCCCCGAAGCCGGCGGCCCGTCCCGCCCGGGCCCCTGGCGCACCCGGTAGGAGACGGGACCCGCCTTCGCGGTGCGCTTCACTAAAAAACCCCTCGGCATCGTTGCGTCGcgtcaaaaaaaaataaatataaattaataaataaaccgGTGTCCTCCAGACCCAGAGACTGCAGGTGGACTGTGGGGGTTCTGTACGCGGCGCCCCAGGTGTAGCTCGGCTAAAACTCGGAAGAGAGGGCGGGGTAGGGAAGGGGATAAACGCCGAGCTCAGCCGCCTCCACGCTCCGCGGCGGCACTGCCGGCTCCTCCACGCCCCGGCCGCTATTTAAGGGCCGCGGGCGCCCATTGTC is drawn from Lepisosteus oculatus isolate fLepOcu1 chromosome 18, fLepOcu1.hap2, whole genome shotgun sequence and contains these coding sequences:
- the LOC138224025 gene encoding insulinoma-associated protein 1-like, translating into MPRGFLVKRTAKAGPVSYRVRQGPGRDGPPASGLCCVPAPAPAMPRCLESSDSAAAAAVLPLLGASRFQSVENRLRRGGMPEALCAPSLSPDRPVSAAPQQRHPAAADPLDRKRNSSSPVQAESFPEPPPSPYTTLGGTPVAFPSSLADMTSKLGSAALSGDLKRPAGPQPPPPPPPPKRPRTGGRDAVTTSPVLGLRITEGPGDGAPPRGRARSPLGEFVCQLCRERYADPLSLAQHGCSRIVRVEYRCADCDKAFSCPANLASHRRWHKPRGAPAEGGALPAAGQPEERHPSPPPPPPRSQSRPDLSPPPPPPEAGPEEELLFDCPQCGKKFRRQAYLRKHLALHARQAAGFPDKRAGPSPGTGNGESPAPAAGELHPCRFCAETFFSCPGLTRHLHACHPTHHTARAAV